The proteins below are encoded in one region of Cyclopterus lumpus isolate fCycLum1 chromosome 8, fCycLum1.pri, whole genome shotgun sequence:
- the mpg gene encoding DNA-3-methyladenine glycosylase, with the protein MMAGRKRKTPQEALNPTELKVSPVKLNKKCDNPQSPETERSHYFIKNDLQHRLGEDFFNQPCLSLAKALLGKVLVRRCADGTELRGRIVETEAYLGGEDNASHSAGGKRTERNTAMFMKPGTIYVYPIYGIYLCMNVSSEGEGAAVLLRSLESLQGQPLMRQLRAARRREGARQLKDKELSNGPSKLCQALNILRCFDRRDLASDPDVWLEREPDTNSAEPHDIVSAPRVGIESHGEWAMKPWRFYLRGHPCVSVVNKEAERQSVNVTNNVL; encoded by the exons ATGATggcagggagaaaaagaaagacgcCTCAAGAAGCATTAAATCCCACGGAATTAAAGGTGTCACCTGTCAAACTGAATAAGAAGTGTGACAATCCTCAAAGTCCGGAGACGGAGAGAAGCCATTATTTCATCAAGAATGACCTGCAGCACAGACTCGGAGAGGATTTTTTCAACCAGCCGTGTCTCAGTTTGGCTAAAGCATTACTCGGAAAG GTGTTGGTCCGCAGGTGTGCCGATGGGACTGAGCTGCGAGGGAGAATAGTGGAAACTGAAGCCTACCTTGGAGGGGAGGACAACGCTTCACACTCAGCAGGAGGCAAACGCACTGAAAGGAACACCGCCATGTTCATGAAGCCTGGCACAATCTACGTGTATCCGATCTATGGCATCTACCTCTGTATGAACGTGTCTAGTGAAG GGGAGGGTGCTGCCGTGCTGCTGCGCTCCCTGGAGTCCCTGCAGGGTCAGCCCCTCATGAGGCAGCTGAGGGCAGCCAGACGCAGAGAGGGAGCCCGACAACTGAAGGACAAAGAGCTTTCCAACGGGCCGTCCAAGCTGTGCCAGGCTCTAAATATACTCCGCTGTTTTGATCGCCGAGACCTCGCCTCAGACCCAGACGTGTGGCTGGAGAGGGAGCCCGACACAAATTCAGCAGAACCCCACGACATCGTATCGGCACCACGCGTTGGAATTGAATCTCATGGGGAATGGGCCATGAAGCCCTGGCGGTTCTATCTCCGTGGGCACCCCTGTGTTAGCGTCGTGAATaaagaggcagaaagacagTCTGTAAATGTAACGAACAATGTACTGTAG